A window of Haliscomenobacter hydrossis DSM 1100 contains these coding sequences:
- a CDS encoding T9SS C-terminal target domain-containing protein, whose product MLAPTNLRIIIVLLFSFGFNALHAQQVINSTGNSTRLEIFTISYSVGETAVQTLKSSNGSYLTQGVLQPQIPIPSKPLVTLPFRRGVCLGEAIEIEFSTLLVFAQDNEFTIELSDENGSFANPNIIGKVKGTTLRKVPIQVPSTLKPVDYLIRVVSSSPKEIGQTTNLLVRKKPNANFTLPTSACTGDTVFTTFTGKDTIKSSNFIWNFTDGLLEKKQATNQQGNIWSIDGTKKTSLIIDNDGCKSDPVEQNIKIERRIAPAQITCGTPSGNSITFNWSQVGGATDYKEKVLSGATEAGVKKGNSLTFPNVAPGTKIKIEVQATGPGACGVSVDTQTCTTIICPSLSATLAQNQVSVCAGEPARTSLTLGGARGVYRVVYTTDGTKLDTLSVLSGQLFDFFPEQNTNYTFLAVGNAALPGCYTTLNKPVFQVRVTPNNFPGKPEAALLVCDNQESPILLDDLLKDEFPGGKWSSAAVTSGESFDSLAGTFIPKGNKAGKYFFVYTVEKKNGCNERAASVEINVEQKSIINIKDYSSCTDSMLETKISLRDLSFQVNPSAPNTVRWYTDQALSQEIREAELIVKAERVIYGKSGQGVCASGATPVTLKLSEEKDKLPLPVLEGPSLLTVGDILELRTSSSYPPNSLFYWQRPDSTLRPVRNLYALPPIRVNVKNTGRYTLYVQLPQGKNTCISPTGFIDIQVIEKNAPKLQIKKIVGENSPWIIEGIENYQDYTINIFNRWGELVHSIKGPYLNDWKGTCTKTCNGEILPQGTYYYEISIKEIPKKLTPIGALYVVRTNP is encoded by the coding sequence ATGCTAGCTCCAACAAACCTCAGAATAATTATTGTACTATTATTTTCTTTTGGATTCAATGCGCTTCATGCACAACAAGTAATCAACAGCACTGGGAATTCTACTCGGCTCGAAATCTTCACCATAAGTTATTCGGTTGGTGAAACGGCGGTACAAACGCTTAAAAGCAGCAATGGCAGCTACCTTACCCAGGGTGTTTTACAACCCCAGATACCTATTCCTTCAAAGCCACTGGTTACGCTCCCTTTTAGACGAGGGGTATGCTTGGGGGAAGCGATTGAGATCGAATTTTCAACCTTACTCGTATTTGCGCAGGACAATGAATTTACCATTGAACTTTCCGATGAAAATGGTTCTTTTGCCAATCCGAATATTATTGGAAAAGTAAAAGGCACCACCCTACGCAAGGTTCCCATCCAAGTTCCTTCGACCTTAAAGCCTGTCGATTATTTGATAAGAGTAGTATCCTCCAGTCCAAAAGAAATAGGGCAAACTACCAATTTGTTGGTGCGGAAAAAGCCGAATGCGAATTTTACATTACCCACCAGTGCTTGTACCGGGGATACGGTTTTTACCACTTTTACAGGTAAGGATACAATCAAAAGCTCCAATTTTATCTGGAATTTTACAGATGGCTTATTGGAAAAAAAGCAAGCAACCAATCAGCAGGGGAACATCTGGTCAATTGATGGCACTAAAAAAACAAGCTTAATCATCGACAATGATGGTTGCAAATCCGATCCAGTAGAACAAAATATAAAGATCGAAAGACGGATCGCCCCGGCGCAAATTACCTGTGGCACGCCTAGCGGTAACTCCATTACGTTCAATTGGTCACAAGTGGGCGGGGCCACCGATTACAAAGAAAAGGTTCTCTCTGGCGCCACCGAGGCTGGCGTAAAAAAAGGCAACAGTTTAACGTTCCCCAATGTAGCTCCTGGAACCAAAATTAAAATTGAAGTCCAGGCAACTGGCCCCGGTGCTTGTGGTGTAAGTGTTGACACCCAAACCTGTACCACGATAATTTGTCCTTCCTTAAGCGCTACTTTAGCCCAAAACCAGGTGAGTGTTTGTGCCGGAGAGCCTGCCCGTACCTCCCTTACCTTGGGTGGGGCTAGGGGCGTATATCGGGTGGTATATACGACCGATGGAACCAAATTGGACACCCTGAGTGTGTTGAGTGGCCAATTGTTCGATTTCTTCCCGGAGCAGAATACGAATTATACTTTTTTGGCCGTGGGCAATGCTGCATTGCCAGGCTGTTATACCACTTTGAATAAACCAGTATTTCAGGTGAGGGTTACTCCAAATAATTTTCCGGGGAAGCCGGAGGCGGCACTCCTCGTATGTGATAACCAGGAATCCCCCATTCTACTTGACGACCTCTTAAAAGATGAATTTCCTGGTGGAAAGTGGAGTAGCGCAGCTGTAACCTCAGGAGAATCTTTTGATTCCCTTGCAGGCACATTCATTCCCAAAGGCAATAAAGCGGGTAAATATTTTTTTGTGTATACTGTTGAGAAAAAAAATGGGTGTAACGAGCGTGCTGCCAGTGTAGAAATCAACGTAGAACAAAAATCAATCATCAACATCAAAGATTATTCCAGTTGCACGGATTCAATGCTAGAGACCAAAATTTCCTTAAGGGATCTTTCATTCCAGGTCAATCCAAGTGCTCCCAATACGGTGCGCTGGTATACCGATCAGGCTTTAAGTCAGGAGATCAGGGAAGCAGAACTAATTGTCAAAGCCGAGCGAGTCATTTATGGAAAATCAGGACAGGGGGTCTGTGCCTCAGGGGCAACGCCGGTTACCCTAAAGTTGAGCGAAGAAAAAGACAAGCTCCCCTTGCCCGTTTTGGAAGGGCCGAGCTTGTTAACAGTTGGGGATATCTTGGAGTTGCGCACCAGTAGCAGTTATCCGCCGAATAGTTTGTTTTATTGGCAACGCCCTGACTCTACCCTCAGGCCAGTTCGCAATCTTTATGCACTTCCTCCAATCAGGGTGAATGTAAAAAACACTGGGCGTTATACGCTATATGTACAGTTGCCCCAGGGGAAAAACACCTGCATTTCTCCAACCGGGTTCATCGACATCCAAGTCATCGAAAAAAATGCACCTAAGCTACAGATCAAAAAAATAGTGGGTGAAAACAGCCCCTGGATTATCGAAGGAATAGAAAACTATCAAGACTACACCATCAATATATTCAACCGCTGGGGCGAACTGGTCCATAGCATTAAAGGCCCTTACCTGAATGACTGGAAAGGTACCTGTACCAAAACCTGTAATGGTGAAATTTTACCACAGGGTACCTATTATTATGAGATTTCGATCAAAGAAATTCCGAAAAAATTAACTCCAATTGGCGCACTGTATGTTGTGCGTACTAACCCTTAA
- a CDS encoding ATP-binding protein, which produces MAQDLPLGLQDFRKIIENDFKYIDKTRYIYEMCRTPGAYFLSRPRRFGKSITLAVLQELYLGSRDLFKGLWIQDHWDWNRTHPVLRISFSALGFQEIGLKAALEQELKQIALSKRIQLKTIGVASMFKEMIVELAKKNKVVVLIDEYDAPIINYLGKEIEKAYENRELLKSFYTVLKDLDSHLEFVFITGVSKFSKVGIFSGMNNLTDLSMHPQYATMLGYTQQELESNFMEELETTATQLLINPTKLLDQLRWWYNGYRFHLDAQRVYNPVSVNNFFDRKEFKNFWFETGTPTFLINLLKQEGIYKFTNDPQPEQSFDTFELENLNVYGLLYQTGYLTIKTRNPFGLYELDYPNHEVEYAMNGYLFEAFSGLRYGEGLPLVFKLETLLRNQNLEQAIQVLQGMFKGIPYQLHEHYPEKFFHAAIHLLFTYMGLSVHSEVCTADGRADAVVETPTHIYLFEFKLDQSADVALNQIRQKQYYQAFWQKGKPVLGVGVNFSSTIKNIEDWKLEQLG; this is translated from the coding sequence ATGGCACAAGACCTTCCACTTGGTTTACAAGATTTCCGTAAAATCATTGAGAACGATTTCAAATACATCGACAAAACCCGATACATCTATGAAATGTGTCGAACTCCCGGGGCTTATTTTTTATCCCGCCCCCGGCGTTTTGGAAAATCCATAACTTTGGCCGTGCTACAAGAGTTGTACTTGGGCAGTCGGGACTTGTTCAAGGGGTTGTGGATTCAAGACCACTGGGATTGGAACCGTACACATCCCGTCCTTCGGATTTCGTTTAGCGCTTTGGGGTTCCAGGAAATCGGGCTGAAAGCAGCTCTGGAACAAGAGTTGAAGCAAATTGCGCTGTCTAAAAGAATACAACTCAAGACCATCGGGGTAGCAAGTATGTTTAAAGAAATGATTGTGGAACTTGCCAAAAAAAACAAAGTGGTTGTCCTAATCGATGAATACGATGCGCCCATCATCAACTACCTCGGCAAAGAAATAGAGAAAGCTTACGAAAATCGTGAACTCCTCAAAAGTTTCTACACTGTACTCAAGGATCTCGACTCCCATCTCGAATTCGTTTTCATCACAGGGGTAAGCAAATTTTCCAAAGTTGGCATCTTTTCGGGCATGAACAACCTCACCGACCTCAGCATGCACCCCCAGTACGCTACCATGCTGGGGTATACACAGCAGGAACTTGAAAGCAATTTTATGGAGGAGCTCGAAACCACCGCCACCCAACTCCTGATCAACCCAACAAAACTACTCGACCAGTTGCGTTGGTGGTACAATGGCTATCGCTTTCACTTGGATGCGCAACGGGTATACAATCCCGTTTCAGTGAATAATTTTTTCGATCGCAAGGAATTTAAAAACTTCTGGTTTGAAACGGGTACACCCACTTTTCTCATCAATCTGCTCAAGCAGGAGGGTATTTACAAATTTACCAATGACCCTCAGCCCGAACAGAGTTTCGATACCTTCGAGCTGGAAAACCTCAATGTATATGGCCTTTTGTACCAAACCGGATACCTGACCATCAAGACGCGCAATCCATTTGGCCTCTACGAACTCGATTACCCCAACCACGAAGTGGAGTACGCCATGAATGGCTATCTTTTTGAAGCATTCAGTGGCCTGCGCTACGGCGAAGGACTGCCGCTGGTGTTCAAACTCGAAACTTTGCTGCGCAACCAGAACCTGGAGCAAGCCATCCAAGTATTGCAAGGCATGTTCAAAGGTATTCCCTACCAATTGCATGAACACTACCCGGAGAAGTTTTTCCACGCCGCCATTCACCTGCTCTTCACCTACATGGGACTGAGTGTACACAGCGAGGTATGTACTGCTGATGGGCGTGCGGACGCAGTAGTGGAAACCCCCACCCACATCTACCTGTTTGAATTCAAACTCGACCAAAGCGCCGATGTAGCGCTGAACCAAATTCGCCAAAAACAATACTACCAGGCCTTTTGGCAAAAAGGAAAACCCGTACTGGGGGTAGGGGTTAATTTTTCATCTACAATCAAAAACATTGAAGACTGGAAGTTGGAGCAGTTGGGCTGA
- a CDS encoding PorP/SprF family type IX secretion system membrane protein, with protein MYQSSLLILLITACSVTMVCGQQLPAYSFYRDHWGLVNPAGVSSNFIAFQKKWSVNASMRHQWTQIPEAPKTQVITFEYIADDDMDETFSLIAGGHLLNDKAGAFGQTGAYAHTACRWRAGKNSLVAGFNLGGVQYRANLAEILSGTSATENISESELEALSASNTFNLDVGAGVMLYLGDYSSQTNYYFGLSIPQTFKRSIALGDNSQYVIERVPHIYLSAGVYLFGEQNRENDNHSFTEISLWSRYLPNAPISVEGSVRHHLEQAFWFGVGGGTSQMMRLELGVDVNDDPMYRLSLGYNQSFSKVRNFFGQTFEASFSYAW; from the coding sequence ATGTATCAATCATCCTTACTCATCCTCCTGATTACCGCATGTAGTGTGACGATGGTTTGCGGCCAACAGTTGCCTGCTTATTCTTTCTACCGAGACCATTGGGGCCTGGTTAATCCGGCCGGGGTAAGCAGCAATTTCATTGCCTTTCAAAAAAAGTGGTCCGTTAATGCCAGCATGAGGCATCAGTGGACTCAGATTCCCGAAGCACCAAAAACCCAGGTCATTACTTTTGAATACATCGCCGATGATGACATGGACGAAACCTTTAGCTTAATTGCAGGGGGACATTTGCTGAACGATAAAGCGGGTGCTTTCGGTCAAACGGGAGCTTATGCCCATACCGCTTGTCGCTGGCGAGCGGGCAAAAATTCTCTGGTCGCGGGTTTCAATTTGGGGGGTGTACAATACCGGGCTAATTTGGCAGAAATCCTGTCGGGCACAAGCGCCACAGAAAACATCAGTGAAAGTGAATTAGAGGCACTGAGTGCTTCGAATACGTTCAATTTGGATGTTGGGGCCGGGGTGATGTTGTACCTGGGGGACTATTCTTCCCAAACCAACTACTATTTCGGTTTGTCGATCCCCCAAACGTTTAAAAGGAGTATTGCCTTAGGCGACAATAGTCAATACGTCATTGAGCGGGTTCCCCACATTTATCTGAGTGCTGGAGTCTATTTATTCGGTGAACAAAACCGAGAGAATGACAATCATAGTTTTACCGAAATCTCGCTTTGGAGCCGGTATTTACCAAATGCTCCAATCAGTGTAGAAGGCAGTGTCCGGCATCATCTTGAACAAGCATTCTGGTTTGGTGTTGGCGGAGGAACGTCCCAAATGATGCGCCTGGAATTGGGCGTTGATGTCAACGACGATCCAATGTATCGCCTGTCGCTGGGGTACAACCAATCTTTTTCCAAAGTGCGCAATTTTTTTGGACAAACCTTTGAGGCCAGTTTTTCGTATGCTTGGTAA
- a CDS encoding phage tail protein, which translates to MKNLLIILLILCANTISAQSPQSLNYQAIAWNSDNTPRANQLIRVKIAILNQSASGPEIFNEEYPVTTNSQGLFTLEIGSLNLNDFQKINWGSGAKFLQVSIDGVLIGTSKMLSVPYALYAENTNLKAGAGIGVSGNTITNTGDLDNTNEIQTLNLSPDGKQLSLNKGGGTVLLTQQGGTAGPTYSGGSGISISPTNVISTDLRAGEGIAINGNTISATNTGGGGTGTNYTAGKGITINGNTISNAGDGDTSTVNEIQTLSLNSNNNELTLSKGGGTVTLPTGSGGGGTTYTAGTGISIDGTNKISATNGVPAGSIMAYGGATPPDGWLLCDGSTVSSSKYPELFGAIGTNWGDGGSGSFNLPDLRGLFLRGIDGTAGNDPDKTTRASKNSGNAGNRVGSYQDDMFQGHFHSTDGARFLNTQPAASGMGGESSNGAALFRTPSITNPTSDGTNGTPRTGSETRPKNVYVLYIIKY; encoded by the coding sequence ATGAAAAATTTACTAATTATCTTGCTAATCCTTTGTGCAAATACCATCTCAGCCCAATCCCCCCAATCCCTCAACTACCAGGCCATAGCCTGGAACAGCGACAACACCCCCCGCGCCAACCAGCTCATTCGAGTCAAAATTGCCATTTTGAACCAAAGTGCATCTGGTCCGGAAATATTCAACGAGGAATACCCAGTAACAACGAATAGCCAAGGGCTTTTCACGCTCGAAATTGGCAGCTTGAACCTCAATGATTTTCAAAAAATCAACTGGGGTAGTGGCGCCAAATTTCTCCAGGTATCCATTGATGGGGTGTTGATAGGCACGAGCAAAATGCTCAGCGTCCCCTACGCCCTGTACGCCGAAAACACCAACCTCAAGGCGGGAGCCGGCATTGGCGTCAGTGGAAACACCATCACCAATACGGGAGATCTGGACAATACCAACGAAATCCAGACCCTCAACCTCAGCCCCGATGGCAAACAGTTGTCATTAAATAAAGGTGGTGGAACTGTTTTGCTCACTCAACAAGGAGGAACGGCTGGCCCCACTTACTCCGGCGGTTCTGGCATTTCCATCAGCCCCACCAATGTCATCAGCACCGACTTGAGGGCCGGTGAAGGGATTGCCATTAATGGGAATACCATCAGTGCAACCAATACTGGCGGTGGTGGAACAGGTACAAACTACACCGCGGGCAAAGGCATCACGATCAACGGTAATACCATTTCAAATGCTGGCGATGGCGATACCAGCACCGTCAATGAAATCCAAACGCTGAGTTTAAACAGCAACAACAATGAACTTACCCTGAGCAAAGGAGGTGGCACCGTGACTTTGCCTACTGGCTCCGGCGGAGGAGGGACAACATATACTGCGGGCACTGGCATTTCCATCGATGGAACCAATAAAATTAGCGCAACGAATGGGGTTCCAGCGGGGTCGATTATGGCTTACGGAGGAGCTACTCCACCGGACGGTTGGTTGCTTTGTGATGGTTCAACGGTAAGCAGTAGCAAGTACCCAGAGCTTTTTGGAGCCATTGGAACCAATTGGGGCGATGGTGGTTCGGGAAGTTTTAATCTGCCTGATCTGCGTGGGCTATTTCTTCGTGGGATAGATGGCACGGCGGGCAATGACCCTGATAAAACTACCCGAGCTTCTAAAAATAGTGGCAACGCAGGTAATCGAGTGGGGAGTTATCAAGATGATATGTTTCAGGGGCATTTTCATAGTACTGACGGGGCTAGATTTTTGAATACTCAACCGGCTGCTAGTGGTATGGGTGGTGAGTCAAGTAATGGAGCCGCTCTATTTAGAACGCCGAGTATTACTAACCCTACAAGTGATGGCACCAACGGCACCCCTCGCACCGGCTCCGAAACCCGTCCCAAAAACGTCTACGTCCTCTACATCATCAAGTACTAA
- a CDS encoding SUMF1/EgtB/PvdO family nonheme iron enzyme encodes MQSNVAHVMVKFSEEANLGPIDGYGFLIGQQGNKYYIITAWHTVEPINNQVPAITIQFRDQKTPVVASVVDHWNEPLDEPFDLAILEIQMAPYVWRKYCASFVGAKLDQKPTFMAWQSQWRDYPPALDVGRITKSEENDPFIRFEHKDVAVGASGSPLITDKGIIGMILNNQDGGRSTALSIIKIRSLLEEKHSDKFQLKPIAFRDQMVLIPGTTFEMGSRKKEASDIVPTHPVTLSPFYIDKYELSFKEYNIYLKDSSKKTFDNRSENDPVINITWWDAIKFCNWLSIEDGYEEVYEFVPGGELIVHWKRDGYRLPTESEWEYAASGGFNKYSTEVKNTPLPKRKAPQQVTTGSPNAFELFHMNDNVAEWCWDYYNEKTYQIRNSDRNLDPRGPDIGSKRVVRGGNWADKNFKFYLRRSYPANANYPKVGLRLVRNG; translated from the coding sequence TTGCAGTCCAATGTTGCACATGTCATGGTTAAATTTAGCGAAGAAGCGAATCTTGGCCCAATAGATGGCTACGGTTTTTTAATTGGTCAACAAGGAAACAAATACTATATCATCACCGCTTGGCATACGGTAGAGCCCATCAATAATCAGGTTCCAGCTATTACCATTCAATTTCGGGATCAAAAAACTCCGGTGGTCGCCTCGGTTGTAGATCATTGGAATGAACCTCTTGATGAACCATTTGATTTGGCCATATTGGAAATCCAAATGGCACCTTATGTCTGGCGAAAGTACTGCGCAAGTTTTGTTGGTGCAAAACTCGATCAAAAACCAACATTTATGGCCTGGCAAAGCCAATGGCGGGACTACCCACCAGCCCTTGACGTTGGTAGAATTACAAAAAGTGAAGAAAACGATCCATTTATCCGCTTTGAACATAAGGACGTTGCCGTTGGTGCATCGGGCTCACCCTTAATTACCGATAAAGGCATAATCGGGATGATTCTTAATAATCAAGATGGAGGGCGCTCAACGGCTCTATCCATCATCAAAATCAGGTCTTTGCTAGAGGAAAAACACAGCGATAAATTTCAATTAAAACCAATTGCTTTTCGAGACCAGATGGTACTTATTCCAGGCACCACGTTTGAAATGGGCTCCAGAAAGAAAGAGGCAAGTGATATTGTACCCACACACCCGGTTACCTTAAGTCCATTTTACATCGATAAGTATGAGTTGAGCTTCAAGGAATACAATATCTACCTAAAAGACAGCAGTAAAAAAACCTTTGACAACCGAAGTGAAAACGATCCGGTGATCAACATTACCTGGTGGGATGCCATCAAATTTTGCAACTGGTTAAGTATCGAAGATGGGTATGAAGAAGTTTACGAGTTTGTGCCGGGTGGAGAACTGATCGTTCACTGGAAGAGGGATGGCTATCGGCTACCCACTGAATCAGAATGGGAATATGCGGCAAGTGGGGGATTCAACAAATATTCAACAGAAGTAAAAAACACCCCCCTCCCCAAGCGGAAAGCCCCGCAACAAGTGACAACGGGTAGCCCAAATGCTTTTGAATTGTTTCACATGAACGATAATGTTGCGGAATGGTGTTGGGATTATTATAACGAAAAAACCTACCAAATTCGCAATAGTGACCGGAACCTAGACCCCCGGGGACCTGATATTGGCTCAAAGCGCGTAGTGCGCGGAGGCAATTGGGCCGATAAAAATTTTAAATTTTACCTGCGCAGAAGCTACCCTGCGAATGCAAATTATCCTAAAGTCGGCTTACGTTTGGTACGCAACGGATAG